In the Deltaproteobacteria bacterium genome, TGTGGCGAGGCTGCAAGTGGACCGAGGGCGATTGAGCAGGCGAAATCGCTCAGGCCTACTGTGGTTGTCATGGATTTGAATCTCCCCGATCTCAACGGTATTGAGACCACTCGACGACTCAAAGCACAAGCCCCGAATATCCGAGTCGTTATTTTGTCAGTGCACACGGACGAAGTGTATGTCCATCGGGCACTTGAAGCTGGAGCCTCAGCGTACGTCGTCAAGGAGGGCGCGGTTCGTGAGCTAGTAGAAGCTGTAGAAGCAGTCAGCGCAGGACACATGTATCTGAGCCCAACGATCTCTCGCGTTGTTGTTCAGTCGTATCTGCAGCGTGCTGACTATGATCCTGAGCTGGAGAAACAACTGCTGACTTCAAGAGAACAGGAAGTGCTCCAACTCGTTACCACAGGCTTGAGTACCAAGGAAATTGCCCAACGCTTACAGACGAGCCCACGGACCATTGAGGCGCATCGACGGAACCTCATGAAGAAGCTCAACGTCCATAACACTCCAGAGTTAGTCGCCTACGCACTCCGTCACCAGCTGGTCCTATCGGACAAGTAACCGGCAGAAGCGGCATCTGCCGGTAATTCACATCATCGACTACTTCAACTTAGCGCCGTATTGCCCAAAGTAGTTGCCGACTTTCTGCGCTTCGGCGTCTGAGGCCCGATCTTCGAGCAACTTGATCCGATCCCCAACAAAGACTGCACGCTCTTCGCCTTCCATCGCCAGGTCAGGAATGCCAGCACGTGAGTAGCTGGCTCGCCAGCGTACCCACACGCCACCATCTTTCTCGATTGGTCCTTCGAGCAGATCGACTTGGCGCGTATCGAAACGGCGATCAAAACCATTCACCGAATTCTTAAACTGCGCGAAGACCGACGCACGTCCTTCAAACTTGCCACCAAACGGCGGAGCGGCAATGAAGTGATACGCCGCATCTTCAGTAAAGAACGGCTCCAATTTCGACCAATTGTCAGAAGCGTAGGCTTCTTCAAAAGCTGCCGCATAGGCCACGTAACGATCGATCATTCCCATAATTATATCCTCCTCTCGTAGCTGTTGTTGGCATCTTCCACAAGAAAGGGAGCAGACTCAAGCACGCTAGAATTGCGGAGTGTGGAATGCGGATTGCGGAATGATGAGGCGAAGACAAAGCAGAGGCTCTCCTGCTATTTCGTCCTTTATCCTTTCTCCCTTATCCGTTATCCTTCCCCGGAGAAGAGGAGAACAAAGATGGCAAGTGCACTCGATGGCATTCGTATTATTGAAATCGCTCAAGGAATCGCAGGCCCATACACAGGCATGCTGTTGGCTGAGCAAGGTGCTGAGGTCATCAAGATTGAACCACCAACAGGTGACCATACCCGCGGAACGCCGGGCTTCCACATCTGGAATCGTAGCAAAAAAAGTGTCGTGGCTGATGCCGCAACGGCTGCAGGACGCGCAGTGATGCAGCAGCTTGTCGCAACTGCCGATGTCGTGCTGGTCGACGCCCAGTCAAGTGCATTAGAAACGCTTGGCCTGTCACACGAGCAGCTCTCTCGTGATAACCCTAGCCTGGTGTACTGCCATCTTCCAGCCTTCGGCAGTAAAGGTCCACACGCCGATCGGTATCCAGATGACTCACTAGTTGCCGCGGTGAGCGGTTTACTGGGGAGTCAATGGTCGCATCGCGACGGTGGCGTACAACTTGTGATCCCAATCGCTAGCTATGGCGCGGCGTTCGTTGCCTGTAGCTCTGTCACTGCCGCACTCTTTGAGCGCACCCAGAGTGGTCAAGGCCAAAAAATCGAAGTTTCGTGGCTGGCTGGTGCGTTCGCCATGCAGACAGGAACGATTCTCTTTCATCCTGATATGCTGCGTCTGTTTAGCGGACGGATGAATCCGCTGGGTCCGATCCCGTGTTATCGGCTCTTCAAAGCCCAAGATGACTGGTTGTTTGTCGCTTGTGGCAATCCGACTTTTTTCAACAAGTTCTGCCTTGCTCTCGAACATCCTGAGTGGGTCGCTGACCCACGTTACGAACGCGCTCCCTGGGGTATCAAACCCGAAGATCGTGATGACCTTGCCAATGCCATTGCGGAAGTGATCGCCACCAAACCGCGCGAAGAGTGGCTACGGATCCTGCGCGAGGCCGACATCCCCAATGCACCTGTCACCAGCCGCCAGGAATTCATGGATTGGCGACAAACCATCCACAACGGCATGCGCGTCGAAATCAACGACCCCGAGCTGGGCAAGACCGTACAGATGGGGGTGCCCATTCGACTGTCTGACACTCCTGGTGAGATTAAGGGGCCAGCACCGACGTTGGAGCAACATTCTGATGAGGCTAGAGGCTGGAGACTAGAGACTCGTTCCCCCTCCTCCCAAGCCTCAAGCCTCAAGCCTCAAGTGCCCAACCCCCACTTTCCGGAGTAGTGGTCCTCGACTTCGCCAGCTACATCGCTGGTACACTCGGACCGATGGTGTTGGCGCAATTGGGCGCCAATGTCATCAAGATTGAAACCTCCCAAGGTGATGCCTTTCGCTCGTTCGGCTTTGGCTTCCTCGGCTGGAATCAAGGCAAACGTGCACTGTCAGTGAACTTTAATAGTGCCGAAGGGCGAGAAGTGGTCTATGATCTCGTTCGTAAAGCTGATGTTGTCGTCGAAAACCTGCGACCTGGAGCGACCAAGCGTTATGGCATCGATTATGAGACGCTGGCAAAGATCAATCCACGCTTAGTGTATGCAGCGGTGACGGCTTTTGGCTCAAGCGGGCCAGATCACGACCAGCCTGGCTTTGATCCTTTGCTGCAATCG is a window encoding:
- a CDS encoding response regulator transcription factor, whose product is MDNLMNTKQAVLLVDDHAIVRAGCKAILTQHNHISVCGEAASGPRAIEQAKSLRPTVVVMDLNLPDLNGIETTRRLKAQAPNIRVVILSVHTDEVYVHRALEAGASAYVVKEGAVRELVEAVEAVSAGHMYLSPTISRVVVQSYLQRADYDPELEKQLLTSREQEVLQLVTTGLSTKEIAQRLQTSPRTIEAHRRNLMKKLNVHNTPELVAYALRHQLVLSDK
- a CDS encoding CoA transferase; this encodes MASALDGIRIIEIAQGIAGPYTGMLLAEQGAEVIKIEPPTGDHTRGTPGFHIWNRSKKSVVADAATAAGRAVMQQLVATADVVLVDAQSSALETLGLSHEQLSRDNPSLVYCHLPAFGSKGPHADRYPDDSLVAAVSGLLGSQWSHRDGGVQLVIPIASYGAAFVACSSVTAALFERTQSGQGQKIEVSWLAGAFAMQTGTILFHPDMLRLFSGRMNPLGPIPCYRLFKAQDDWLFVACGNPTFFNKFCLALEHPEWVADPRYERAPWGIKPEDRDDLANAIAEVIATKPREEWLRILREADIPNAPVTSRQEFMDWRQTIHNGMRVEINDPELGKTVQMGVPIRLSDTPGEIKGPAPTLEQHSDEARGWRLETRSPSSQASSLKPQVPNPHFPE